Proteins encoded in a region of the Populus nigra chromosome 3, ddPopNigr1.1, whole genome shotgun sequence genome:
- the LOC133690210 gene encoding protein GLUTAMINE DUMPER 5-like — translation MRPISHLHTTMSTSKTAATPPAIAQPRSTWHSPVPYLFGGLAAMLGLIAFALLILACSYWRLSSRLDSENEGNDQRDLESGNEKEGSNPGKAEKRVYEEKFLVIMAGNQKPTFLATPACSKVSSSVAQIDNQEEKKTESTGDHYKLKNEEMMGDSHDQARTTAEENIETQENQQEVQEEQN, via the coding sequence atgagaccgATAAGCCACCTTCACACCACCATGAGCACATCAAAGACAGCAGCCACTCCACCAGCAATAGCCCAACCTCGCTCAACATGGCACTCTCCAGTGCCATATCTCTTTGGAGGTCTAGCAGCTATGCTGGGCTTGATTGCTTTTGCTTTATTAATCTTGGCTTGCTCTTATTGGAGATTGTCTAGTCGTTTAGACAGTGAAAATGAAGGTAACGATCAAAGAGATCTTGAAAGtggaaatgaaaaggaaggAAGTAACCCTGGGAAGGCAGAGAAAAGGGTTTATGAAGAGAAGTTCTTGGTTATTATGGCTGGGAATCAGAAGCCAACATTTTTAGCCACTCCTGCTTGTAGTAAAGTTTCTTCCTCTGTAGCCCAGATTGATaaccaagaagaaaagaagacagAGAGCACCGGTGATCATTACAAgctgaaaaatgaagaaatgatGGGGGACAGCCATGATCAAGCAAGAACAACAGCTGAAGAAAACATAGAGACACAAGAGAATCAACAAGAAGTCcaagaagaacaaaattaa
- the LOC133688675 gene encoding ADP-ribosylation factor 1: MGLLFSRMFSSLFGNKEARILVLGLDNAGKTTILYRLQMGEVVSTIPTIGFNVETVQYNNIKFQVWDLGGQTSIRPYWRCYFPNTQAVIYVVDSSDTERIGIAKEEFHSILEEEELKGAVVLIFANKQDLPGALDAAAVTEALELHKIKSRQWAIFKACAMKGEGLFEGLDWLSNTLKSGGG, encoded by the exons atgggtCTTTTGTTTAGTAGAATGTTCTCTTCTTTATTTGGTAATAAAGAAGCTCGAATACTTGTCCTCGGCCTCGACAATGCTGGCAAAACCACCATTCTCT ATCGGCTTCAAATGGGAGAGGTAGTCTCCACGATCCCAA CGATTGGATTCAATGTAGAAACTGTACAGTACAACAACATTAAGTTTCAAGTCTGGGATTTAG GTGGACAAACAAGTATCAG GCCATATTGGAGGTGTTATTTCCCGAATACTCAAGCTGTAATTTATGTGGTAGATTCAAGTGACACGGAGAGAATTGGAATAGCCAAAGAagaatttcattcaattttggAG GAGGAAGAATTGAAAGGTGCAGTTGTCCTCATTTTTGCAAACAAGCAG GATCTCCCTGGTGCACTTGATGCTGCTGCTGTGACTGAGGCATTGGAGTTGCACAAAATAAAAAGTCGCCAATGGGCCATCTTCAAAGCTTGTGCTATGAAGGGTGAAGGCCTCTTTGAGGGCTTGGACTG GTTGAGTAACACTCTCAAATCAGGAGGTGGCTAA